The Flavobacterium jumunjinense genome includes a region encoding these proteins:
- a CDS encoding phenylacetate--CoA ligase family protein yields MFNLFNLTLKLNGFPVEKAKAEFDTILKIPEEQYPNFIENKKNEIVAYHLKYNPYYRNLVGKSTFENWNDLPVLTKKDLQQPLQERLSKGYTEKTVFINKTSGSSGDPFVFAKDKEAHAITWASIIYRFGWYGVDFNKSYQARFYGIPLDFIGYRKERLKDILSKRFRFPIFDLSDKILEEILSKFKTSKFDYINGYTSSIVLFGKYLKERNIVLTDICPTLKVCMVTSEMLFDEDKVLLEKYLGIPIVNEYGASELDLIAFQNTDGYWQINAETLFVEILNDNNQPVPNGTEGKIVITSLFNKAHPFIRYEIGDIGVLDEKSTSKKPILKKLIGRTNDVAILPSGKKSPGLTFYYVTKSIIEDDGNVKEFIIRQTKIDSFEIDYVSSVALTLEQIQEIEKAIAKYLEPNLHFTYNRKEILKRTKRGKLKQFESLL; encoded by the coding sequence ATGTTCAACTTATTTAATCTTACCTTAAAACTAAATGGTTTTCCTGTTGAAAAAGCTAAAGCTGAGTTCGATACAATTTTAAAAATTCCAGAAGAACAATATCCAAATTTTATTGAAAATAAAAAAAACGAAATTGTAGCGTATCATTTAAAATACAATCCTTACTACCGAAACTTAGTGGGCAAGAGTACTTTTGAAAATTGGAATGATTTACCTGTTTTAACTAAAAAAGATTTACAGCAACCTTTACAAGAGCGATTATCTAAGGGATATACCGAAAAAACAGTTTTTATAAACAAAACATCAGGGTCTAGTGGTGACCCGTTTGTTTTTGCAAAAGACAAAGAAGCTCACGCCATTACTTGGGCATCTATTATTTATAGATTTGGTTGGTATGGTGTAGACTTTAATAAATCGTATCAAGCTCGTTTTTATGGTATTCCTTTAGACTTTATAGGTTATCGAAAAGAACGTTTAAAAGATATATTAAGTAAACGATTTCGTTTTCCAATTTTTGATTTGTCCGATAAAATTCTAGAAGAAATTTTATCTAAATTTAAAACATCAAAGTTTGATTACATCAATGGATATACAAGCTCAATTGTTTTGTTTGGAAAATACCTTAAAGAAAGAAACATAGTATTAACTGATATTTGTCCAACTCTAAAAGTATGTATGGTTACTTCAGAAATGCTTTTCGATGAAGATAAAGTCCTTTTGGAAAAATACCTAGGCATTCCAATTGTAAACGAATATGGAGCATCAGAACTAGACTTAATTGCTTTTCAAAACACAGATGGTTACTGGCAAATAAATGCAGAAACTTTATTTGTTGAAATTTTAAACGATAATAACCAACCCGTTCCAAATGGAACAGAAGGCAAAATTGTTATCACTTCATTGTTTAATAAAGCACATCCTTTCATTCGCTATGAAATTGGTGATATTGGTGTTCTCGATGAAAAAAGTACCTCTAAAAAACCTATCCTTAAAAAACTAATAGGAAGAACAAATGATGTAGCAATTTTACCAAGTGGCAAAAAATCACCTGGCTTAACTTTTTATTATGTTACAAAAAGTATTATTGAAGATGATGGAAATGTAAAAGAATTTATTATCAGGCAAACAAAAATTGATTCATTTGAGATTGACTATGTGAGCTCTGTAGCATTAACTTTAGAACAAATTCAAGAAATTGAAAAAGCTATTGCTAAATACTTAGAGCCTAATTTACATTTTACCTACAATAGAAAAGAAATTCTTAAACGTACCAAAAGAGGTAAATTGAAGCAATTTGAATCATTGCTTTAG
- the purD gene encoding phosphoribosylamine--glycine ligase, with amino-acid sequence MKILLLGSGGREHALAWKMLQSAKCTSLFVAPGNAGTASIAKNVTVNPNNFEVVRDFVLSEKIEMVVVGPEDPLVNGIYDFFKNDPNLKNVPVIGPSKMGAQLEGSKEFAKEFLVKHNIPTAKYESFTAASVEKGCDFLETLSAPYVLKADGLAAGKGVLILHDLEEAKKELRSMLVDAKFGQASSKVVIEEFLDGIELSCFVLTDGKSYKILPTAKDYKRIGEGDTGLNTGGMGAVSPVPFADQVLLDKIENRIVKPTIEGLKKDNIEYKGFVFIGLINVKGEPMVIEYNVRMGDPETEVVMPRLKSDLVEIFEAISKQELEKTSLEIDERAATTIMVVSGGYPEDYEKGKEITGIENITDSIVFHAGTKLENDKVITNGGRVLTITSFGNNFQEAIKKSYQSIDKLQFDKMYYRKDIGFDL; translated from the coding sequence ATGAAAATTTTATTATTAGGTTCTGGCGGACGTGAACATGCTTTAGCATGGAAAATGCTTCAAAGTGCTAAATGTACTTCTTTATTCGTTGCTCCTGGAAATGCAGGAACTGCATCAATAGCAAAAAATGTAACAGTTAATCCTAACAATTTTGAAGTAGTTAGAGATTTTGTTTTATCTGAGAAAATTGAAATGGTTGTTGTTGGTCCAGAAGACCCATTAGTAAATGGAATTTACGATTTTTTTAAGAATGACCCAAATTTAAAAAATGTTCCAGTTATTGGCCCATCAAAAATGGGAGCTCAATTAGAAGGTAGTAAAGAGTTTGCTAAAGAATTTTTAGTAAAGCACAATATTCCAACGGCAAAATATGAAAGTTTTACAGCAGCATCGGTAGAAAAAGGATGTGATTTTTTAGAAACATTATCGGCACCTTATGTTTTAAAAGCAGATGGATTAGCAGCAGGAAAAGGAGTTTTAATACTTCACGATTTAGAAGAAGCGAAGAAAGAGCTAAGAAGTATGTTAGTTGATGCGAAATTTGGTCAAGCTTCATCTAAAGTTGTTATTGAAGAATTTTTAGACGGAATTGAGTTAAGTTGTTTTGTATTGACTGATGGTAAGTCTTATAAAATTCTTCCAACAGCTAAAGACTATAAAAGAATTGGTGAAGGAGACACAGGGTTAAATACAGGTGGAATGGGAGCAGTTTCTCCAGTTCCTTTTGCAGATCAAGTTCTTTTAGATAAAATTGAAAATAGAATTGTTAAGCCAACTATAGAAGGGTTAAAAAAAGACAATATAGAATATAAGGGATTTGTGTTTATTGGACTTATAAATGTTAAAGGTGAACCTATGGTTATTGAATATAACGTTAGAATGGGTGATCCTGAAACGGAAGTTGTAATGCCAAGATTGAAAAGTGACTTGGTTGAAATATTTGAAGCGATTTCTAAACAAGAGTTAGAGAAGACAAGTTTAGAAATAGATGAGAGAGCTGCAACGACTATCATGGTAGTTTCTGGTGGTTACCCAGAAGATTATGAGAAAGGTAAAGAAATCACTGGAATTGAAAACATCACAGATTCTATTGTGTTTCATGCAGGAACAAAATTAGAAAATGACAAGGTGATTACCAATGGAGGTAGAGTTTTAACAATTACTTCTTTTGGAAATAATTTCCAAGAAGCCATAAAAAAATCTTATCAAAGTATAGATAAACTACAATTTGATAAGATGTATTATCGTAAAGATATCGGTTTTGATTTGTAA
- a CDS encoding DUF6341 family protein yields the protein MKSFFEGIGSLFSDFLFYPFDLIRELELTNWWAANTLNWVFILICCGALVYWVKQLNIYKANNEDEQDTTAHSFLK from the coding sequence ATGAAATCATTTTTTGAAGGAATTGGCTCGCTTTTTTCAGATTTTTTATTCTATCCTTTTGATTTAATAAGAGAACTAGAACTAACTAATTGGTGGGCAGCAAACACATTAAACTGGGTATTTATTTTAATTTGTTGTGGTGCATTGGTATATTGGGTTAAACAATTAAATATATACAAAGCGAACAATGAAGATGAGCAAGATACAACTGCTCATTCATTCTTAAAATAA
- a CDS encoding DUF6427 family protein translates to MIASVFNKTRPFNYVIIGTLLLIAFVSYSFSHSLFKGWQGFLYGSLYFISIVASCFVVNFISLKNNLTRNDNYAILLFFIFLLFFPTIFKNKNILISNFLLLLSLRRLMSLKSMKNTKEKIFDASFWIFLSALFYFWSILYIGLVFISIILYVSRDYKNWLIPFIALLSVTILFFVYNFMNAGEPLEILLNKTYISFDFTYFENIYQNIALAIFSSIALLFFVSMIMTISATPINMQSSYKKIVFSFLLGLGIYVLSANKNNSCLLFCLAPLSIMGAKLIENLENNLIKEITLYSLFFMGLFFFVMQL, encoded by the coding sequence ATGATAGCAAGTGTTTTTAATAAAACAAGACCATTTAATTACGTAATAATAGGTACATTGCTTCTAATTGCATTTGTTTCTTATTCATTTTCTCATTCTTTGTTTAAAGGTTGGCAAGGCTTTTTATACGGTAGCCTATACTTTATCAGTATTGTTGCTTCCTGTTTTGTTGTTAATTTTATTTCATTAAAAAATAATTTAACAAGAAATGATAATTATGCAATCTTATTGTTTTTTATTTTCTTATTATTTTTTCCAACTATTTTTAAAAATAAAAACATACTAATCTCTAATTTTTTATTACTACTGTCTTTAAGAAGATTAATGTCTTTAAAGTCAATGAAGAATACAAAGGAAAAAATATTTGATGCTTCTTTTTGGATTTTCCTGTCTGCATTATTTTATTTTTGGAGTATTCTTTATATTGGCTTAGTTTTTATTTCTATTATACTATATGTTTCTAGAGATTATAAAAATTGGTTAATTCCTTTTATCGCTTTATTAAGTGTTACCATTTTATTCTTTGTTTATAACTTTATGAATGCTGGTGAACCGCTAGAAATTCTATTGAATAAAACATATATAAGTTTTGATTTCACTTATTTTGAAAATATCTATCAAAATATTGCACTTGCAATTTTCTCATCAATAGCTTTATTGTTTTTTGTAAGTATGATAATGACAATTAGTGCAACACCAATAAACATGCAATCGTCCTATAAAAAAATCGTTTTCTCTTTCTTATTAGGTCTTGGGATTTATGTTTTGTCTGCTAATAAAAACAATAGTTGTTTGTTATTTTGTTTAGCACCACTTTCCATAATGGGAGCAAAACTTATAGAGAATCTTGAAAACAACTTAATAAAAGAAATTACACTCTATTCTTTGTTTTTTATGGGACTATTCTTTTTTGTAATGCAATTATAA
- the upp gene encoding uracil phosphoribosyltransferase, with product MHIHYLSEENTVLNHFLAQIREATIQKDSMRFRKNIERIGEVMAYELSKTLEYETINIQTPLGIKKTTQISDKIVLCSILRAGLSLHTGFMNIFDAADNGFVSAYRHHPNNDDEFVIKVEYQAAPDLEDKSLILIDPMLATGQSIVAVLEKLNAEEKPKRIDIAVAIAAPEGVQYLQESLPENVHLWVASLDEKLNEKNYIIPGLGDAGDLAYGIKL from the coding sequence ATGCACATCCATTATCTTTCTGAAGAAAACACTGTTTTAAATCATTTTTTGGCCCAAATTAGAGAAGCTACAATTCAGAAAGACAGTATGCGCTTTAGAAAAAATATTGAGCGTATAGGAGAGGTTATGGCTTACGAATTAAGTAAAACGCTTGAATATGAAACGATAAATATTCAAACTCCACTCGGAATAAAAAAAACTACTCAGATTTCTGATAAAATTGTTTTATGCTCTATTTTGAGAGCTGGACTATCGTTACATACTGGTTTTATGAATATTTTTGATGCTGCTGATAATGGTTTTGTTTCTGCTTATAGACATCATCCTAATAATGATGACGAATTTGTGATAAAAGTAGAATATCAAGCGGCTCCAGACTTAGAAGACAAATCATTAATTCTTATTGATCCTATGTTAGCAACTGGTCAATCTATAGTAGCAGTACTTGAAAAACTAAATGCAGAAGAAAAACCTAAACGTATTGATATTGCCGTAGCTATTGCTGCCCCTGAAGGAGTGCAATATTTACAAGAAAGTCTTCCTGAAAATGTTCATTTATGGGTTGCTTCATTAGATGAAAAATTGAATGAGAAAAACTATATCATTCCTGGACTAGGTGATGCTGGAGATTTAGCTTATGGAATTAAATTATAA
- a CDS encoding DUF4254 domain-containing protein has protein sequence MFAEFAFPIFERSIKEYHVIDDVYQPTQNPYEKGSIEHLLFAKNWVDTVQWHYEDIIRDPQIDPVAALDLKRKIDASNQVRTDMVEYIDSYFLQKYSDVQVKPDAKINTESPAWAIDRLSILSLKIYHMSEEANRAEASVEHRAKCQEKLNVLLDQKNDMFVSISQLIEDIQNGDKYMKVYKQMKMYNDEELNPVLYQNKK, from the coding sequence ATGTTTGCAGAATTTGCATTTCCAATATTTGAGCGTTCTATAAAAGAATATCACGTAATTGATGACGTGTACCAACCTACTCAGAACCCTTATGAAAAGGGATCAATTGAACATTTACTGTTTGCAAAAAACTGGGTAGATACAGTACAATGGCACTACGAGGATATTATTCGCGACCCTCAAATAGATCCTGTAGCAGCATTAGATTTAAAACGCAAGATTGATGCTTCAAATCAAGTGAGAACTGATATGGTAGAATATATTGATAGTTATTTTCTTCAAAAATATTCAGATGTTCAAGTAAAACCAGATGCTAAAATCAATACTGAAAGCCCTGCTTGGGCAATCGATCGATTATCAATTTTGTCCTTAAAGATTTATCACATGAGTGAAGAAGCAAATAGAGCAGAAGCTTCGGTTGAACATAGAGCAAAATGTCAAGAAAAATTAAATGTATTATTAGATCAAAAAAATGATATGTTTGTTTCTATTAGCCAATTAATTGAAGACATTCAGAATGGCGATAAGTATATGAAAGTATACAAACAAATGAAAATGTATAATGATGAGGAACTAAATCCTGTGTTATATCAAAATAAAAAATAA
- a CDS encoding glycosyltransferase family 9 protein — protein sequence MGDVAMTVPVLRAFSMQCPEVKITVVSRPFFKPFFDGIPNLEFFSIDLKKKHKGFIGLLKLFTEIRKLQIDYVADLHNVLRSKILRTLFLLSGKKVSATNKGRAAKKALTRSENKVFKPVKSMFDNHLETFAKLGFEIDLNNPKFPKKAILSEELINTISFSNEKNIGIAPFAQYDSKVYPLDLMQKVIDGLVTNSKQNIYLFGGGEKEIKLLNQMKNNHKNVIVLAGKLSLNEELEIISNLDVMLSMDSGNAHIAAMLGVKVITLWGATHPYAGFKPFNQPDEYCITSNREEYPLLPTSIYGNKKIEGYEKVMRTILPETVIAKIETIIS from the coding sequence ATGGGTGATGTTGCTATGACGGTTCCTGTTTTGAGGGCTTTTTCTATGCAATGTCCAGAGGTGAAAATAACGGTAGTTTCAAGACCTTTTTTTAAACCTTTTTTTGATGGAATTCCTAATCTGGAATTTTTTTCAATTGATTTAAAGAAAAAGCATAAAGGTTTTATTGGATTATTAAAACTGTTTACTGAAATTAGAAAATTGCAAATTGACTATGTTGCCGATTTGCATAATGTACTTCGTTCGAAAATACTTCGTACTTTGTTTTTATTATCAGGAAAAAAAGTTTCGGCTACAAATAAAGGAAGAGCAGCCAAAAAAGCATTAACACGATCCGAAAATAAGGTTTTTAAACCAGTAAAGTCAATGTTTGATAATCATTTGGAAACATTTGCAAAGCTCGGTTTTGAAATAGATTTAAACAATCCAAAGTTTCCAAAAAAAGCAATTTTATCCGAAGAACTAATTAATACAATTTCATTTTCTAATGAAAAAAACATTGGAATTGCACCTTTTGCACAATACGATAGTAAAGTATATCCTTTAGATTTAATGCAGAAAGTAATTGATGGTTTAGTAACAAATTCAAAGCAGAATATTTACCTTTTTGGAGGCGGTGAAAAAGAAATTAAATTACTAAATCAAATGAAAAACAATCATAAAAATGTGATTGTTTTAGCAGGAAAATTATCGCTAAACGAAGAATTAGAAATTATTTCAAATTTAGATGTAATGCTTTCTATGGATTCGGGTAATGCTCATATTGCTGCAATGTTAGGAGTAAAAGTAATCACACTTTGGGGCGCAACACATCCTTACGCTGGTTTTAAGCCATTCAATCAACCAGATGAATACTGTATTACTTCAAATAGGGAAGAATATCCATTATTACCCACTTCAATATATGGTAATAAGAAAATTGAAGGATATGAAAAAGTAATGCGTACTATTTTACCAGAGACAGTTATTGCAAAAATTGAAACAATTATTTCTTAA
- a CDS encoding lysophospholipid acyltransferase family protein translates to MKILKYAFWIVWRIWFYLLVIIPILILFPFLFLSILSEKTYPQFFFLARLWAKIILYGMGFYYKVDFEQKLEKGKSYMLVANHTSMLDIMLMLIVVKKNPFVFVGKKELAKIPVFGFFFKRVCIMVDRSSSKSRFKVFELAQKRLHQGLSICIFPEGGVPDDESIVLDEFKDGAFRLAIEHQIPIVPITFVDNKKRFPFRFFSGTVGRMRVKIHPFIETKELTLENRQEVKHKTRAIILKELESYIKK, encoded by the coding sequence ATGAAAATACTAAAATATGCTTTTTGGATTGTATGGAGAATTTGGTTTTACCTATTAGTAATTATTCCTATATTAATCTTATTTCCTTTTTTATTTCTTTCTATTCTAAGCGAAAAAACATATCCGCAATTCTTTTTCTTAGCTAGGTTATGGGCGAAAATTATTTTGTATGGTATGGGTTTTTATTATAAAGTAGATTTTGAACAAAAACTAGAAAAAGGAAAAAGCTATATGTTGGTTGCCAATCACACTTCAATGTTAGATATTATGCTAATGTTGATTGTGGTAAAAAAGAATCCATTTGTATTTGTTGGTAAAAAGGAATTAGCTAAAATTCCTGTCTTTGGATTCTTTTTCAAACGTGTTTGCATTATGGTTGATAGAAGTAGTAGTAAAAGTCGTTTTAAAGTATTTGAATTGGCTCAAAAGAGACTACATCAAGGGTTGAGTATTTGTATCTTTCCTGAAGGTGGTGTTCCAGATGATGAAAGCATTGTTTTAGACGAATTTAAAGATGGAGCATTTCGTTTGGCAATTGAACATCAAATTCCAATTGTACCTATCACTTTTGTAGATAATAAGAAACGTTTTCCTTTTCGATTTTTTAGCGGAACTGTAGGTAGAATGCGTGTTAAAATACATCCTTTTATTGAAACTAAAGAATTAACTCTTGAAAACCGTCAAGAAGTGAAACATAAAACAAGAGCTATTATCTTAAAAGAATTAGAGTCTTACATTAAGAAATAA
- the trpS gene encoding tryptophan--tRNA ligase yields the protein MSKILTGVQSTGTPHLGNLLGAIMPAIEMANNPSNESFLFIADLHSITQIKDGKTLRANTYSVAATWLACGLDVSKVVFYRQSDVPQTTELSWYLSCFFQYKRLTLAHSFKDKADRLEDVNAGLFTYPMLMAADILLYDADFVPVGKDQKQHIEFTRDVAEKFNHQMGETLVLPEAKIDESIMVIPGTDGEKMSKSRNNTINLFVEDKALRKQIMTIQTDSTPLEDPKNPDTCNCFALYKLLASPEQTAEMSANYLAGNYGYGHAKQALFELIVEKFATVREKYNYYINNLEEVDALLKEGAAKASIVANGVLGRVREKLGY from the coding sequence ATGTCAAAAATATTAACAGGAGTCCAAAGCACAGGAACACCGCATTTAGGAAATTTATTAGGAGCAATTATGCCAGCAATCGAAATGGCAAACAACCCTTCTAATGAATCATTTCTTTTTATTGCCGATTTACATTCAATCACGCAAATAAAAGACGGAAAAACATTAAGAGCAAATACCTATAGCGTTGCTGCAACTTGGCTTGCATGTGGTTTAGACGTGAGTAAAGTTGTTTTTTACCGTCAGTCTGATGTGCCTCAAACCACTGAACTTTCTTGGTATTTGAGTTGTTTTTTTCAATACAAGCGATTAACATTAGCACATTCGTTTAAAGATAAAGCCGATCGATTAGAAGATGTTAATGCTGGTTTGTTTACCTATCCTATGTTGATGGCGGCAGATATACTATTATATGATGCAGATTTTGTTCCAGTAGGGAAAGATCAAAAGCAACACATTGAATTTACAAGAGATGTTGCTGAAAAGTTTAATCATCAAATGGGTGAAACATTAGTTTTGCCTGAAGCAAAAATTGATGAGAGTATTATGGTAATTCCTGGAACAGATGGAGAGAAAATGAGTAAGTCCAGAAATAATACGATTAATCTGTTTGTTGAAGATAAAGCATTACGTAAACAAATAATGACTATTCAAACGGATAGTACTCCTTTAGAAGACCCAAAAAATCCAGATACTTGTAATTGCTTTGCGTTGTATAAATTATTAGCATCACCAGAACAAACAGCAGAAATGAGCGCTAATTATTTAGCTGGAAACTATGGCTATGGTCATGCTAAACAAGCACTGTTTGAATTGATAGTTGAAAAATTCGCAACCGTAAGAGAGAAGTACAATTACTACATTAATAACCTTGAAGAAGTTGACGCTTTACTAAAAGAAGGAGCAGCAAAAGCGAGTATAGTTGCTAATGGTGTTTTAGGAAGAGTGAGAGAGAAGTTAGGGTATTAA
- a CDS encoding phosphoenolpyruvate carboxylase, which translates to MYSLPKLERFEQNVASKFNIYNSIFITLPFNEINNTGVLLPLFSDICEQGYKNNQSPEEIFNAFASKYLENPTEEEKIDLMFRFIQYVERQVVLFDAIEDASFNVVNNMEGRGSLRNIKERAEQRFKREELIAFLNDFKVRPVLTAHPTQFYPGPVLGIITDLTQAIKVNDLNSIKESLAQLGKTPFIKKVKPTPFDEAVSLIWYLENVFYHTIGEMMQYIQKNIFKNKAELNNPIFNLGFWPGGDRDGNPYVTTEITLKVANRLRTSILKSYYLDIRKLKRKLTFSGVEELISSIENKLYRSVFYSEGTLFISKEELASDLKLIKTLLIEKHQSLYLNEIDNLINKLTVFGYHFATLDIRQNSKIHETVFQDIIDKNPKLFTVNYNTLNEEEKIKILSNVSADLKEEDFDNHETKITLSSINAIKTIQENNGELGCNRYIISNNEMAIHVIEALALFRLSNWKNPTVDIVPLFESVEALQKADEIMEKLYTNPTYKKHLESRNNEQTIMLGFSDGTKDGGYLMANWGIYNAKTAISNMSRKYNIKVVFFDGRGGPPARGGGKTHQFYASLGPEIENKQIQLTVQGQTISSNFGTIDSCHYNLENLLSAGANNQVFHKEENHLTNDEKAVMQKLSEISYQKYIDFKKHPKFVPYLENMSTLNYYAKTNIGSRPSKRKQSAQLNLDDLRAIPFVGSWSQLKQNVPGFFGVGTALKYFEENGKWDDVQNLYNNSLFFKTLLENSMMALSKSFFPLTAYMKNDPEFGPFWTIIHTEYLKTKRLLLKISGFTELMENYPDGKASVAMREKIVLPLLTIQQYALLKIKELKESPIENEKQIAVYEKIVMRSLFGNINASRNSA; encoded by the coding sequence ATGTACTCACTACCAAAATTAGAACGTTTTGAACAAAACGTTGCTTCAAAATTCAATATTTATAATAGTATTTTTATCACGTTGCCCTTCAATGAAATCAATAACACTGGTGTTTTATTGCCTTTGTTTTCAGATATCTGTGAACAAGGTTATAAAAACAATCAAAGTCCAGAAGAAATCTTCAATGCCTTTGCTTCAAAATATTTAGAGAATCCAACTGAAGAAGAAAAAATCGATCTAATGTTTCGTTTCATTCAATACGTTGAACGACAAGTGGTTTTGTTTGATGCTATTGAAGATGCTTCTTTCAATGTAGTGAATAATATGGAAGGAAGAGGTTCATTAAGAAATATTAAAGAAAGAGCAGAACAACGCTTTAAAAGAGAAGAGCTAATTGCTTTTTTAAACGATTTCAAAGTGAGACCCGTTTTAACAGCCCACCCAACACAATTTTACCCTGGACCCGTTTTAGGAATCATAACCGATTTAACACAGGCTATCAAAGTAAATGATTTGAATTCGATTAAAGAATCATTAGCACAACTTGGAAAAACACCATTTATAAAAAAAGTAAAACCAACACCTTTTGATGAAGCCGTAAGTTTAATTTGGTATTTAGAAAACGTATTTTATCATACGATTGGTGAGATGATGCAATATATTCAGAAAAATATTTTTAAAAACAAAGCAGAGCTTAACAACCCTATTTTTAACCTTGGTTTCTGGCCAGGTGGAGATAGAGATGGAAATCCGTATGTTACAACTGAGATCACTTTGAAAGTTGCTAATCGATTGCGTACTTCTATTTTAAAATCTTATTATTTAGATATTCGAAAATTAAAACGAAAGTTAACCTTCTCTGGTGTTGAAGAATTAATCAGTAGCATTGAAAACAAACTCTATCGTTCTGTTTTTTATTCGGAAGGAACGTTGTTCATTTCTAAAGAAGAATTAGCATCCGATTTGAAACTAATTAAAACATTATTAATTGAAAAACATCAATCATTATATCTAAATGAAATAGACAATTTAATCAATAAGCTTACTGTTTTTGGTTATCATTTTGCCACATTAGATATTAGACAAAACAGTAAAATACACGAAACAGTATTTCAAGATATAATTGATAAAAATCCTAAACTCTTTACGGTAAATTATAATACATTAAATGAAGAAGAAAAAATAAAAATTCTTTCAAATGTCTCTGCCGATTTAAAAGAAGAGGATTTCGATAATCATGAAACAAAGATTACACTAAGTTCAATAAATGCTATAAAAACCATTCAAGAAAACAACGGAGAATTGGGTTGTAATCGCTATATTATTAGTAATAATGAAATGGCAATACATGTAATAGAAGCACTTGCATTATTTCGTCTAAGCAATTGGAAAAATCCTACTGTAGATATAGTTCCGCTCTTTGAAAGTGTAGAAGCACTTCAAAAAGCAGATGAAATTATGGAAAAATTATATACTAATCCTACCTATAAAAAACATTTAGAAAGCAGAAACAACGAACAAACTATAATGCTTGGTTTTTCAGATGGTACAAAAGATGGAGGTTATTTAATGGCCAATTGGGGAATTTACAATGCAAAGACTGCCATTTCTAATATGTCTAGAAAATATAATATCAAAGTAGTGTTTTTTGATGGTCGTGGTGGACCACCTGCTCGTGGTGGTGGAAAAACACATCAGTTCTACGCTTCTTTAGGTCCAGAAATTGAAAACAAACAAATTCAATTAACTGTACAGGGACAAACAATCAGTTCTAACTTTGGCACAATAGATTCTTGCCATTATAACCTAGAAAATCTATTGAGTGCTGGAGCAAATAACCAAGTATTTCATAAAGAAGAAAATCATTTAACTAATGATGAAAAAGCAGTAATGCAAAAACTTTCTGAAATTAGTTATCAAAAATATATTGACTTTAAAAAACATCCGAAATTTGTGCCATATTTAGAGAACATGAGTACCTTAAATTATTATGCTAAAACGAATATTGGTAGTCGACCTTCTAAAAGAAAACAATCTGCACAATTGAATTTAGATGATTTGAGGGCAATACCGTTTGTGGGTTCTTGGAGTCAATTGAAACAAAATGTGCCTGGTTTTTTTGGAGTTGGAACCGCTTTAAAATATTTTGAAGAGAATGGAAAGTGGGACGATGTTCAAAATCTATACAACAACTCTCTTTTCTTCAAAACACTATTAGAAAATAGTATGATGGCTCTAAGTAAATCTTTTTTCCCATTAACTGCCTATATGAAAAATGACCCAGAATTTGGACCTTTTTGGACCATTATCCATACTGAGTATTTAAAAACAAAGCGTTTGTTATTAAAAATATCTGGTTTTACCGAGTTAATGGAGAACTATCCCGACGGTAAAGCTTCGGTTGCAATGCGTGAGAAAATTGTATTGCCTTTATTAACTATACAACAATATGCATTATTAAAAATTAAAGAATTAAAAGAAAGCCCGATAGAAAATGAAAAACAAATTGCTGTTTATGAAAAAATTGTAATGCGTTCTCTATTTGGTAATATTAATGCAAGTCGAAATTCGGCTTAA